One genomic segment of Methylocystis sp. SC2 includes these proteins:
- a CDS encoding polysaccharide deacetylase gives MNPSPAAAITARHASEFGRIVGVALFLAVLLPLESGAQDRIDRVTGFAREAIHTAAWPGGKKVAVSFAFFVEEFGFGQGPIFRPDLASRKPDLVNEAFRQYAIDWGVVRVGRLFQELNVPLTIVVNAEFFGTRPSVWKELRSMLPNAPIVAHGMNNTSRLLPLRSGIAAQKAYIRRTLDLIAAAVGVRPTGWSSPSVYANRDTMRALAAEGVAYTLDQMDSDVVSRLKTPEGSLILLPYPAVTVDMGQYLARMKTTREIEALWLDYVSELVLEARANPARDATTVVIGIHPFVVGTPDGAFALRRVLLRLKEDDAVWLADADAILRAAGPR, from the coding sequence GTGAACCCGAGTCCCGCAGCCGCGATCACGGCGCGACATGCGTCTGAGTTTGGCCGTATCGTCGGAGTTGCGCTCTTTCTTGCCGTTCTGCTTCCTCTCGAGAGCGGCGCGCAAGATCGCATTGACCGCGTCACGGGTTTCGCGCGCGAAGCGATCCACACCGCCGCCTGGCCCGGCGGCAAAAAGGTCGCAGTCAGCTTCGCGTTCTTCGTGGAGGAGTTCGGCTTCGGCCAGGGTCCGATCTTCCGCCCGGATCTTGCGTCCCGAAAGCCCGACCTCGTCAACGAGGCTTTCCGCCAATACGCGATCGACTGGGGCGTCGTCCGCGTCGGCCGGCTGTTTCAAGAACTCAATGTGCCGCTCACCATCGTGGTGAATGCGGAGTTTTTCGGCACGCGCCCATCGGTCTGGAAGGAGTTGCGTTCGATGCTGCCGAACGCGCCGATCGTCGCGCATGGCATGAACAACACGAGCCGCCTGCTGCCGCTGCGGAGTGGGATCGCCGCGCAGAAGGCCTACATTCGCCGCACATTGGATCTCATCGCCGCAGCTGTCGGCGTCAGGCCGACGGGCTGGTCGAGTCCGAGCGTCTACGCCAATCGCGACACGATGCGGGCGTTGGCCGCCGAGGGCGTCGCCTACACGCTCGACCAGATGGATTCGGATGTCGTTTCACGTTTGAAGACGCCGGAGGGCTCGCTCATCCTGCTGCCCTATCCGGCCGTAACCGTCGACATGGGGCAATATCTGGCGCGGATGAAAACGACCAGAGAGATCGAGGCGCTCTGGCTGGACTATGTATCCGAGCTGGTCCTTGAGGCTCGCGCCAATCCGGCGCGAGACGCCACGACCGTGGTCATCGGAATTCATCCCTTTGTCGTCGGCACGCCTGACGGCGCCTTCGCGCTGCGGCGCGTTCTTTTGCGCCTCAAGGAAGACGACGCTGTATGGCTGGCCGACGCCGACGCCATTTTGAGGGCCGCTGGCCCGAGATGA
- the zigA gene encoding zinc metallochaperone GTPase ZigA, with the protein MHTPTIDNRLPTTVLSGFLGAGKTTLLNHILNNRSGKRVAVIVNDMSEVNIDADLIREGDANLSRTDEQLVEMTNGCICCTLRDDLLREVRKLAEEGRFDYLLIESTGVSEPLPVAATFHFREEDGASLGDVARLDTMVTVVDAVNLLRDYSSSDFLTDRGESLGPEDQRPLVNLLVEQIEFADVVVLNKIDAASMKQIDAARRIIRSLNPEADIVETTMSAAPLDRILDTKRFDYEKAAQHPLWFKELYGFSDHKPEAEQYGVRSFVYRERRPFHPFKFHKFLNSPWPGVIRAKGHFWQATRPEWVGELSQAGALVHNEAMGIWWAEIPQSQWPQDPAWREHLGRNWHSVYGDRRQELVFIGSDMDEKAIRAALDACLVGDSNARVLPLKAWKTLPDPFPKWKRGEAA; encoded by the coding sequence ATGCACACGCCAACTATCGACAATCGTCTGCCGACAACTGTGCTCTCCGGCTTTCTCGGCGCGGGGAAGACGACGCTGCTCAATCACATTCTCAACAATCGCAGCGGCAAGCGTGTCGCCGTCATCGTCAATGATATGAGCGAAGTGAACATCGACGCCGATCTCATTCGAGAGGGCGACGCCAATCTGTCGCGAACCGACGAGCAACTCGTCGAAATGACCAATGGCTGCATCTGCTGTACTTTGCGCGACGATCTCCTGCGTGAAGTGAGAAAGCTTGCCGAAGAAGGCCGCTTCGACTATCTGCTGATTGAATCGACCGGCGTTTCTGAGCCGCTGCCCGTCGCTGCAACTTTCCATTTCCGCGAGGAAGACGGCGCATCGCTTGGAGATGTGGCGCGGCTTGACACGATGGTGACGGTCGTCGACGCCGTCAATCTCCTTCGAGATTATTCGTCGAGCGATTTCCTGACTGATCGCGGCGAGTCGCTCGGGCCGGAAGATCAGCGGCCTCTCGTCAATCTGCTGGTCGAACAGATCGAATTTGCCGACGTCGTCGTTCTCAACAAGATCGACGCGGCAAGCATGAAGCAGATCGACGCGGCTCGAAGAATTATCCGCTCCCTCAACCCGGAGGCGGATATCGTCGAAACGACGATGAGCGCCGCGCCTCTCGATCGCATTCTCGATACGAAGCGTTTCGATTACGAGAAGGCAGCGCAGCATCCGCTCTGGTTCAAGGAGTTGTATGGTTTTTCCGACCACAAGCCGGAAGCCGAACAATATGGCGTGCGCAGCTTCGTCTATCGCGAGCGCCGACCATTCCATCCCTTCAAGTTTCACAAATTCCTGAACTCTCCCTGGCCCGGGGTCATCCGCGCCAAAGGACATTTCTGGCAGGCGACGCGTCCCGAATGGGTCGGAGAACTCAGTCAGGCGGGCGCTCTCGTCCACAACGAAGCCATGGGAATTTGGTGGGCGGAGATTCCGCAGTCACAATGGCCGCAGGATCCCGCCTGGCGCGAGCATCTCGGCCGGAACTGGCACTCAGTTTATGGCGACCGGCGACAGGAGCTGGTTTTCATCGGCTCGGACATGGATGAAAAGGCCATTCGCGCCGCACTGGACGCCTGCCTCGTTGGCGATTCCAACGCGCGAGTGTTGCCATTAAAAGCGTGGAAGACTCTTCCCGATCCGTTTCCGAAATGGAAGCGCGGGGAAGCCGCGTGA
- a CDS encoding DUF1826 domain-containing protein: protein MLRMIRRSEIDLAIWRRELPAALSSWLDAWPVGEWPNLRDVLTPAEIARTLRRHFDGAGIEHCDGRAMLIDDVTQLATLYAHALRLTHVQLRLEGYFTRTNERVPSTVSEPPASAAPYEGASISAP from the coding sequence GTGTTACGGATGATCCGCCGTTCGGAGATAGATCTGGCGATCTGGCGCCGCGAACTGCCGGCGGCGCTCTCATCCTGGCTCGACGCATGGCCGGTCGGCGAATGGCCAAATCTGCGGGACGTTCTGACGCCCGCTGAAATAGCGAGAACGCTGCGGCGACATTTCGATGGCGCAGGCATCGAGCATTGCGACGGCCGCGCGATGCTCATCGATGACGTGACGCAGCTCGCGACGCTTTATGCCCACGCCTTGCGCTTGACTCATGTCCAGCTCAGACTTGAGGGCTACTTCACCCGAACAAACGAGCGCGTCCCCTCAACGGTCAGCGAGCCGCCGGCTTCCGCAGCTCCTTACGAAGGCGCATCCATATCTGCGCCATGA
- a CDS encoding NADAR family protein, giving the protein MKALLKQGLLVLIPQSDEEASALASWKLAHEDHVLNVRADPPRVSSLELHDMGHRLEACREPLNVVSSSSDPRAKAISNLATSPFELDGRIYRSVESFWQGLKFEDEADRERLAALDGPHARQLGRSLGYGATVGYRGREIRVGAWEHWLLMEQACRAKFHQNEKARAALLATGERPLIHAVRVDSQTIPGVIMAQIWMRLRKELRKPAAR; this is encoded by the coding sequence ATGAAGGCGCTGCTGAAACAGGGGCTCCTGGTGCTGATCCCGCAATCGGACGAGGAAGCGAGCGCGCTCGCCTCATGGAAATTGGCGCACGAAGACCATGTGCTGAATGTTCGGGCTGACCCGCCCCGCGTCAGTTCTCTCGAGCTTCATGACATGGGACATCGGCTCGAGGCGTGCCGCGAACCGCTCAATGTCGTCAGTTCGAGCTCGGATCCCCGCGCTAAGGCGATCAGCAATCTGGCGACGTCGCCGTTCGAGCTGGACGGGAGAATTTACCGATCCGTGGAGTCCTTTTGGCAAGGGCTGAAATTCGAGGATGAGGCCGACCGCGAGAGGTTGGCTGCGCTTGATGGTCCCCATGCGCGCCAGCTCGGCAGAAGCCTGGGCTATGGCGCGACGGTGGGTTACCGCGGCCGCGAGATACGAGTCGGCGCATGGGAGCATTGGCTTTTGATGGAACAGGCCTGTCGCGCGAAATTTCATCAGAATGAAAAGGCGCGCGCCGCTCTGCTCGCAACGGGAGAACGTCCGCTTATCCACGCGGTGCGAGTTGACAGCCAGACCATCCCTGGCGTGATCATGGCGCAGATATGGATGCGCCTTCGTAAGGAGCTGCGGAAGCCGGCGGCTCGCTGA
- a CDS encoding Yip1 family protein has product MDFATDLFEYGGLKQFIVEGHAMRNGVAGKSGFLAKLGRVKRLMLQPKSEFEVISTERETPRGVFFGWVVLFVSIMMIANAIKALIFGISSFDQGFTGGQTVELSSLPNLVLPVFFLSLFMPFVMAAAINVLAGLFGGRRDYVQAFRTAAYCGTPAWIIGIFGPTWHRVDPVRIAPSPSVALFVGALWGVFLLYCALRPMMKARPDRVWLYCLAVVVIMTGVWGLALVFTYGLITQLDAAWLARQYPDE; this is encoded by the coding sequence GTGGACTTCGCTACTGATCTATTTGAGTATGGTGGTTTGAAGCAATTCATTGTGGAGGGGCATGCAATGAGGAACGGCGTTGCTGGCAAATCCGGGTTTCTCGCGAAACTTGGTCGCGTGAAACGGCTGATGTTACAGCCGAAATCAGAATTCGAGGTCATTTCGACGGAGCGTGAAACTCCAAGAGGCGTTTTTTTCGGGTGGGTTGTTTTATTCGTGTCAATAATGATGATCGCCAATGCCATCAAGGCGTTGATTTTTGGCATCTCCTCATTCGATCAAGGATTCACGGGCGGACAGACTGTCGAACTCAGCTCCCTCCCCAATCTCGTTTTGCCGGTGTTCTTTTTGTCCTTGTTCATGCCATTCGTGATGGCTGCGGCGATCAACGTTCTTGCGGGGCTTTTTGGCGGGCGGCGAGATTATGTCCAGGCGTTCAGAACGGCTGCATACTGCGGCACGCCCGCGTGGATCATCGGCATTTTCGGGCCGACATGGCACCGAGTCGACCCCGTCAGGATTGCGCCGTCTCCCAGCGTCGCATTGTTTGTCGGCGCATTATGGGGAGTTTTTCTGCTCTATTGCGCGCTGCGGCCGATGATGAAGGCTCGGCCGGACCGCGTATGGCTGTACTGTCTGGCCGTGGTCGTGATTATGACCGGGGTGTGGGGTCTGGCGCTTGTCTTTACATACGGGCTCATCACGCAGTTGGACGCAGCTTGGTTGGCTCGCCAATATCCAGATGAATAA